The proteins below are encoded in one region of Nitrospinota bacterium:
- a CDS encoding CBS domain-containing protein, with amino-acid sequence MIDPDHIEMEEEFRQYREVPKGHKPLGSDTLLEPLRNLKLRTPEPLAAEPTELVADAAARMGQHHVGCILVVRDGKVAGICSERDIIQKVLVIGLDPTAVHLEDIMTSDPECLRPDDTVAFALHFMHIGGYRHIPLVNDEHEPVGIVSVKDIVDHIVDHFPEEVYNLPPRPLHRGPGSREGA; translated from the coding sequence ATGATTGACCCAGACCACATCGAGATGGAAGAAGAGTTTCGGCAATACAGGGAGGTCCCAAAAGGACATAAGCCCTTAGGGTCTGATACTCTGCTCGAGCCCCTCAGGAACCTCAAGCTCCGCACTCCAGAGCCCCTAGCCGCTGAGCCGACGGAGCTTGTCGCTGATGCGGCCGCCCGCATGGGCCAACACCATGTAGGGTGCATTCTGGTGGTCCGAGACGGGAAGGTCGCCGGAATTTGTTCGGAGCGGGACATCATCCAGAAGGTGCTGGTCATCGGGCTAGACCCGACGGCCGTCCACCTCGAGGATATTATGACCTCCGATCCCGAGTGCCTCCGGCCCGACGATACTGTGGCTTTCGCCCTCCACTTCATGCATATTGGTGGCTATCGGCACATTCCTCTGGTCAACGATGAGCACGAACCGGTGGGCATCGTTTCGGTTAAGGACATCGTAGACCACATCGTCGACCATTTTCCTGAAGAGGTTTACAATCTTCCCCCCCGGCCATTACATAGAGGTCCTGGCTCCAGAGAGGGGGCGTAG